In Desulfonatronum thiodismutans, the genomic window TATCTCAGCCTGACCCTGCATCGGGAGTGGGGCTGCCCGGTGCTGACCATCGGGCGCCGAGGCGGTGTGGACGTGGAAGCCATAGGCGCCGAGGATCCGGAAAATCTTTTAATTCAGAAGATCAATCCTTTGGCGGGGTTGATGGACCATCACATTCGCACGGCTTTTTTTCATTTGGGGCTGGACCGAGACGCTGCCAAAGCCTTTTGGCCGGGTTTTCAAACCTTGGTGCGCAACCTCTGGAATTGCTTTCTGCGCAACGGGTTGCTGCTGGCGGAAGTCAACCCCTTGGTGCTGACCGGGGACGACCGTTGGCTGGCCTTGGACGGCAAGGTGGAGGTGGACGACAACCTGGCGGATCAGCGACCGGAGTTGCGGCGCTATGAACGGGACGTCTATTTCAGCGATGAGGAGTGCAGGGCCAGACAGGCGGGCTTGAGCTATCATCGCTTCGGCGGCCGGGTGGGCCTGATGGTCAACGGGGCCGGGCTGGCCATGGCCACTATGGATCTGCTCACTTTTTCCGGTCTGGAGCCGGCCAACTTTCTCGATTTGGGCGGAGGCGCCGGTCAAAAAGCCATGGACGCGGCCATGGCCATCCTGCTCGACGACCCGCAGGTCGAAGCCGTACTGATCAACCTGTTCGGCGGAATCCTTTCCTGTGAAAAGGTGGCCGCGGCCTTGAAGAACGCCCTGGGCGGCCGCCCGCCGTCCAAACCGGTGGTGGTGCGGCTTTCCGGACATGGGGCTGAGGCCGGTTGCGCCTTGCTGGCGGACGTGCCCGGGAACACTTTGCATGTGACCGACGATTTGAGCCAAGCTCTGGCCATGTTGAAGACGCTTGTCCCGAGCCGGGCGTTAGTCGCGGAGGGAACCGGTGTGCGAACTTCAAGTTCTTCCTTTAGTTCCTCCTTCAGCTTCTCAGGGTGGACGCCCGTTGCCGCCACCAAAGGTTTGCGCCGTAATCGGCCCTTCGGCCTGAATGGTTCCTCCCGGATTCTGGTCCAAGGGCTGACTGGAAGGGAAGGACAGCGCCATGCCGCCCTGATGCAGGAATACGGAGCGAAAGATTATGGCGCACGGGTCGTGGCCGGGGTGACGCCCTTCAAAGGCGGGGAGAGCGTGCTTGGACTGCCGATTTACTCCAGCGTGGCCGCGGCGGTGTCCAAACACCAGATCGACGTCTCCATTATTTTCGTTCCCGCCGCGGTGGCCGCGGACGCCATCATGGAGGCGGCCCAGGCCGGAGTGCCGTGGATCGTCTGCATTACCGAGGGCATTCCTCAAATGGACATGCTCCGGGTACTCAAGCAGCTCGACGGCTCGCCCAGCAGGCTGATTGGTCCCAATACTCCCGGCCTGATCGTTCCCAGCGAGATCAAGGTCGGAATCATGCCCGGACATATCTTCACCCCTGGGCCGGTGGCCGTGCTCTCCCGCAGCGGGACCCTGACCTATGAAACCGTACACCGACTCTCCGCGTCCGGTATCGGCCAGTCCGTGTGCATCGGCGTGGGCGGAGATCCTTACGTCGGTTCAGGGTTGACGCCCTGCGCCGAGTTGGTGGTCGCTGATCCCCGGACCGAAGCCGTGTTGATCCTGGGTGAGATCGGCGGACGGGCCGAAGAGGAAACCGTCGAGCATCTGCGGG contains:
- a CDS encoding ATP-grasp domain-containing protein is translated as MQLNEHDGKTLFEESGVPTPKGLLLSPDDLTEGRRLELTSRLVGIPSPWMLKVQVLSGGRGKQGGIVSVNSLEELFANAETLFQMIVSDRKVPLLRIEQRADIAREFYLSLTLHREWGCPVLTIGRRGGVDVEAIGAEDPENLLIQKINPLAGLMDHHIRTAFFHLGLDRDAAKAFWPGFQTLVRNLWNCFLRNGLLLAEVNPLVLTGDDRWLALDGKVEVDDNLADQRPELRRYERDVYFSDEECRARQAGLSYHRFGGRVGLMVNGAGLAMATMDLLTFSGLEPANFLDLGGGAGQKAMDAAMAILLDDPQVEAVLINLFGGILSCEKVAAALKNALGGRPPSKPVVVRLSGHGAEAGCALLADVPGNTLHVTDDLSQALAMLKTLVPSRALVAEGTGVRTSSSSFSSSFSFSGWTPVAATKGLRRNRPFGLNGSSRILVQGLTGREGQRHAALMQEYGAKDYGARVVAGVTPFKGGESVLGLPIYSSVAAAVSKHQIDVSIIFVPAAVAADAIMEAAQAGVPWIVCITEGIPQMDMLRVLKQLDGSPSRLIGPNTPGLIVPSEIKVGIMPGHIFTPGPVAVLSRSGTLTYETVHRLSASGIGQSVCIGVGGDPYVGSGLTPCAELVVADPRTEAVLILGEIGGRAEEETVEHLRAMGWDGPILSFIAGRTAPEGKRLGHAGAILEKGGGGIQVKLDRLQAAGVTLCADLDDIARLTNDALGR